From Bacteroidota bacterium, a single genomic window includes:
- a CDS encoding response regulator — MNQLRHILLIDDDQVDRRTISRALQKDGWNVDLVEAESIRQAWEQIGIRNWDCVFLDYRLPGGDGLELLKLFRAKGFHMPVVVVTSQGDEKIAVEVMRAGGSDYITKNLLNSEAVGTVLRNALRMQLAEEERKKTAIALSESEARLAEAQRIANIGSWEWDPVTEQEYWTEQVFHIFGRADASNRFMPSQSFTKYLLRDCLERFVDAFQRCVLQKQAFKVDLRIVKENGEMIPVEMQGKPILDVGGNVLKVIGTIQDISTRKEIEQELLDAKELAERNAHAKQEFLANMSHEIRTPMNAIIGFSKLLLESKLSPLQREYLEAIDLSGAALLAIINDILDLSKIEAGKMIFETDSFSINELLHSLKEIFKQKVAESGLELNVSAGPGVPPVVVGDMARLKQVLMNLISNALKFTSTGEIDVEVKLIEENESTVRLLFEVADTGIGIPLEKQQAIFESFTQASSETTRKFGGTGLGLTISKRIVESQGGKIGLESTPGVGSLFFFELSFGRPSDQSSGIPTALEAPTPAPIVLPLRILLAEDNRLNQRLATIVLENLGHSVLVANNGREAVEMVQSQRPDLVLMDVQMPEMDGLEATRAIRNLGDPELRTLPIIALTAHALRSEIDRCLEAGMNAFVAKPFQAAQLAAKIAELAHKTESRQQNLSDSLPLPKPDLTALEAIVGNDKAFRREMIDIFLTEVPKAINEMQQSLQYGDTNTLAKVVHGVKPSLLLFNVPYAAQLINEIESAINANQHLETIVPHVEDLIKSAEASIAALVALQAKP, encoded by the coding sequence ATGAATCAATTGCGACATATTCTGCTGATCGACGATGATCAAGTTGATCGTCGCACGATTTCGCGCGCCTTGCAAAAGGATGGATGGAACGTGGATTTGGTGGAGGCAGAGAGCATCCGGCAGGCTTGGGAGCAAATCGGCATCCGGAATTGGGATTGCGTGTTTTTGGATTACCGGCTTCCCGGTGGTGATGGGTTGGAATTGTTGAAGCTCTTCAGGGCAAAGGGCTTTCACATGCCCGTCGTGGTGGTGACTTCGCAGGGAGATGAAAAAATCGCCGTCGAGGTCATGCGCGCAGGGGGAAGTGATTATATCACCAAAAACTTGCTCAATTCCGAGGCGGTCGGCACCGTTTTGCGCAACGCCTTGCGCATGCAGCTTGCCGAGGAGGAACGGAAAAAAACCGCCATCGCGCTCTCCGAATCAGAGGCAAGACTTGCTGAAGCACAGCGGATTGCCAATATCGGCAGCTGGGAATGGGATCCTGTTACCGAACAGGAATATTGGACCGAGCAGGTCTTTCATATTTTTGGCAGGGCCGATGCAAGCAACCGCTTCATGCCTTCCCAAAGCTTCACAAAATACCTTTTGCGGGATTGCCTCGAGCGCTTTGTTGATGCCTTCCAACGCTGCGTTCTCCAGAAACAGGCATTTAAGGTAGACCTGCGAATCGTGAAGGAAAATGGCGAGATGATCCCTGTCGAAATGCAAGGCAAGCCGATTTTGGATGTCGGGGGAAATGTATTGAAGGTCATCGGAACGATCCAAGACATCAGCACCCGCAAGGAAATCGAGCAGGAATTGCTGGATGCCAAAGAACTCGCGGAGCGCAATGCACACGCCAAGCAGGAATTTCTTGCCAATATGAGCCATGAGATTCGCACGCCGATGAATGCCATCATCGGGTTTTCCAAATTGTTGCTCGAATCAAAACTGTCGCCCCTGCAACGGGAATACCTCGAGGCCATCGATCTTTCAGGGGCTGCCTTGCTTGCCATCATCAACGACATTCTCGATCTATCTAAAATCGAGGCAGGGAAAATGATCTTCGAAACCGATTCATTTTCCATCAACGAATTGCTGCATTCTCTCAAGGAAATTTTCAAGCAGAAAGTTGCTGAATCTGGTCTCGAATTGAATGTCTCCGCTGGGCCCGGCGTGCCGCCCGTGGTCGTGGGCGATATGGCGCGGCTCAAACAAGTGTTGATGAACCTGATCAGCAATGCGCTGAAGTTTACTTCGACAGGTGAAATCGACGTCGAAGTCAAGCTGATCGAAGAAAATGAATCCACCGTACGCCTGCTGTTTGAGGTGGCGGATACCGGGATCGGCATTCCTTTGGAAAAACAGCAGGCCATCTTTGAAAGCTTCACGCAAGCGAGCAGCGAAACGACGCGCAAATTTGGCGGAACCGGCCTTGGCCTGACCATCAGCAAGCGCATTGTCGAGTCTCAAGGAGGTAAAATCGGTCTTGAAAGCACGCCAGGGGTTGGTTCGTTGTTTTTCTTCGAATTGAGTTTTGGCAGACCCTCAGACCAATCCTCTGGAATTCCGACCGCATTGGAGGCGCCTACACCCGCACCGATCGTGTTGCCACTGCGGATATTGCTTGCCGAAGACAATCGCCTCAATCAGCGATTGGCCACCATTGTCCTTGAAAATCTTGGGCATTCCGTCCTCGTAGCCAACAACGGCCGCGAAGCCGTCGAGATGGTACAATCCCAAAGACCCGACTTGGTTTTGATGGACGTCCAAATGCCCGAAATGGACGGTTTGGAAGCTACGCGCGCGATCCGCAACCTCGGTGACCCTGAATTGCGCACCCTCCCGATCATCGCGCTCACTGCCCATGCACTTCGCTCCGAAATCGATCGCTGCCTCGAAGCGGGGATGAATGCTTTCGTAGCCAAACCTTTTCAAGCGGCACAATTGGCCGCAAAAATCGCCGAACTCGCGCACAAAACGGAATCAAGGCAGCAGAATTTGAGCGACAGTCTACCGCTACCCAAACCCGATCTGACGGCCTTGGAAGCCATTGTTGGCAACGACAAGGCCTTTCGACGGGAAATGATCGACATCTTCCTCACCGAGGTGCCCAAAGCGATCAATGAAATGCAACAATCCCTGCAATATGGGGATACAAATACCCTCGCGAAGGTCGTCCATGGCGTTAAACCCTCGCTGCTGTTGTTTAATGTGCCCTATGCAGCGCAATTAATCAATGAAATCGAATCCGCCATCAATGCCAATCAACACTTGGAAACCATTGTGCCGCACGTCGAGGACTTGATCAAATCTGCTGAAGCAAGCATCGCAGCGCTCGTCGCCCTACAGGCCAAGCCCTGA
- a CDS encoding response regulator, giving the protein MESEFPKQELKVLHVDDDAVDAMNLRRVFKKLNVKHEVKHVNNGKEALTLMRDEPRYVPNVILLDLNMPILGGFEFLEALRMDADLQHVSVFVLSSSDHSADIENAYGLHVAGYFLKPLSPAKYNLVIKRLVELWAVSEFPVVRR; this is encoded by the coding sequence ATGGAGTCTGAATTTCCAAAGCAGGAATTGAAGGTGCTGCACGTCGATGACGATGCAGTAGACGCCATGAATCTGCGGCGCGTGTTCAAGAAGCTGAATGTGAAACATGAAGTGAAACATGTCAACAACGGCAAAGAGGCATTGACACTGATGCGCGACGAGCCACGTTACGTTCCCAATGTCATCCTTTTGGATTTGAACATGCCGATTTTGGGCGGATTCGAGTTTTTGGAGGCCCTGCGAATGGATGCCGACTTGCAACATGTCTCCGTGTTTGTGCTTTCGTCTTCAGACCATTCGGCAGACATTGAAAATGCCTATGGCCTCCATGTTGCAGGTTATTTTCTCAAACCCCTTTCACCGGCAAAGTACAACCTCGTAATCAAGCGTTTGGTCGAGTTATGGGCCGTCTCCGAATTTCCAGTGGTAAGACGCTGA
- a CDS encoding PAS domain S-box protein gives MQEITPVQLAQFYELSLDMFCLAGKDGYFKFLNQAWESCLGYTRDELLAIPYVDFVHPDDKEATYGAAKMLASGKYVINFENRYKAKDSSWKWLSWMASPQEDGSIYAVARDITSQKEDAKATELLLRKLEMTNQELDRFAYVVSHDLKTPLRGIINLTEWIVEDMGENLKPEVAEHLRMLQERVTRIQNLINDLLVYSRTGRSQSRIVTVDLHQLIKEILETIEIPKGFQVEIDGTLPLVQGVRVELFQLFQNLLVNAVKYRSSDLGHVQISCRSLGDKCEFRIHDDGIGISPKHHHKIFEIFQRLEESPNVEGTGVGLAIVKKIIDAAGGEIRVESQGAGGTTFIFTWPKTFQA, from the coding sequence ATGCAAGAGATCACCCCCGTCCAGCTTGCCCAGTTTTATGAATTGTCGCTCGACATGTTTTGTCTGGCGGGTAAGGACGGCTATTTTAAGTTCCTCAACCAAGCCTGGGAATCATGTCTAGGTTATACACGCGATGAATTGTTGGCAATTCCGTACGTGGATTTTGTACATCCCGATGACAAGGAAGCCACTTACGGAGCCGCAAAAATGCTGGCTTCGGGAAAGTATGTGATCAACTTTGAAAACCGCTACAAAGCCAAAGACAGCTCTTGGAAATGGCTCTCGTGGATGGCCTCTCCACAGGAAGACGGGAGTATCTATGCCGTAGCGCGTGACATTACCTCCCAAAAAGAGGATGCCAAGGCGACCGAACTTCTCCTGAGGAAATTGGAAATGACCAATCAGGAGCTGGATCGCTTTGCCTACGTTGTTTCTCATGACCTCAAAACTCCCTTGCGCGGCATCATCAACCTCACCGAATGGATCGTCGAGGACATGGGGGAAAATCTCAAACCGGAGGTCGCGGAGCACCTGCGCATGTTGCAAGAGCGTGTGACACGCATTCAAAACTTGATCAATGACCTGCTCGTTTATTCCAGGACCGGCCGCAGTCAGTCGAGAATTGTTACCGTGGACCTCCACCAACTGATCAAGGAGATTCTTGAAACGATTGAAATTCCTAAAGGCTTTCAGGTCGAAATCGACGGAACCCTGCCGTTGGTTCAGGGTGTGCGCGTGGAACTTTTTCAACTCTTTCAAAATTTGCTCGTCAATGCCGTAAAATACCGCTCAAGTGACCTCGGCCACGTCCAGATTTCCTGTCGGAGCCTAGGCGATAAATGCGAATTCAGGATTCATGATGACGGGATTGGCATTTCTCCCAAGCACCACCACAAGATTTTTGAAATTTTCCAACGCCTGGAAGAGAGTCCCAATGTAGAAGGAACCGGCGTGGGATTGGCCATTGTAAAGAAGATCATTGACGCGGCCGGTGGCGAAATCCGGGTCGAGTCACAAGGCGCCGGAGGAACTACATTCATCTTCACTTGGCCCAAAACGTTTCAAGCCTAG
- a CDS encoding T9SS type A sorting domain-containing protein, whose product MKKLLLILPFLFLTVGAFAHLPSSVTEEVYANTFLKEFTVYPNPTSGALTLTMETFGETQALQLKVYSLIGQEMYTESISPFAGLKQISLDLSKFPKGIYMVEVSNGEKSKMKRVSVI is encoded by the coding sequence ATGAAAAAGTTGTTGCTCATATTGCCTTTTCTGTTCCTGACTGTAGGTGCGTTCGCGCATTTGCCCAGCTCAGTGACTGAAGAAGTATATGCCAATACCTTCCTCAAAGAGTTTACTGTCTATCCCAATCCGACTTCCGGTGCTTTGACCCTCACGATGGAAACTTTTGGCGAAACCCAAGCTTTGCAGCTGAAGGTTTACAGCCTCATCGGTCAGGAAATGTACACCGAGTCGATCTCCCCCTTTGCTGGCCTCAAGCAGATTTCGCTGGACTTGAGCAAGTTCCCCAAAGGAATTTACATGGTGGAAGTCTCCAACGGTGAGAAATCCAAAATGAAGCGCGTTTCCGTGATCTAA
- the recO gene encoding DNA repair protein RecO, translating into MIRKTEAIVLNTRKFGDTSLICTMYTKSYGRRNFIIKGYRSTRARKRHSYFQPMSMIEIVYYHKDNRDLQIITESSNRYFLHTLQTDPVKITLGMVVMEIFHQTVKEEEPNYPLFEFLGNVLAELDRRDKHLIHVFLHFLVQLSSYLGFLPSDMVEDPTKPIHFDLRNGFLENAALADKGAWMTLAFSRVDLANCHSIPVSKAEKNDLIAAMMEYYQIHVEGFRIPESLTVFQEIFGDR; encoded by the coding sequence ATGATCCGCAAGACGGAGGCCATTGTCCTGAATACGAGGAAGTTTGGTGATACGAGCTTGATCTGCACCATGTACACCAAGTCGTATGGCCGCCGCAATTTCATCATCAAAGGTTACCGGAGCACACGCGCACGCAAGCGTCACAGCTATTTTCAGCCAATGAGCATGATCGAGATTGTCTATTACCACAAAGACAATCGCGACTTGCAAATCATCACCGAAAGCAGCAACCGCTACTTCCTGCATACCCTCCAAACCGACCCGGTTAAGATCACGCTCGGCATGGTCGTGATGGAGATTTTCCATCAGACCGTCAAGGAAGAGGAGCCCAACTACCCCTTGTTTGAGTTTTTGGGGAATGTCCTTGCCGAATTGGACCGTCGGGACAAGCACCTGATCCATGTTTTTCTGCATTTTCTGGTGCAGCTCAGCAGCTACCTGGGATTTTTGCCGAGCGACATGGTCGAAGACCCGACCAAACCGATTCACTTTGACCTGCGCAACGGATTCTTGGAGAATGCCGCCCTCGCCGACAAGGGCGCCTGGATGACGCTCGCTTTTTCGAGGGTTGACTTGGCAAATTGTCATTCGATCCCGGTGAGCAAGGCTGAAAAGAATGACCTGATCGCGGCCATGATGGAATACTACCAAATCCACGTCGAAGGCTTCAGAATTCCGGAAAGCCTCACAGTGTTTCAGGAGATTTTTGGAGATAGGTGA